From Bombus huntii isolate Logan2020A chromosome 4, iyBomHunt1.1, whole genome shotgun sequence, one genomic window encodes:
- the LOC126865262 gene encoding nuclear pore complex protein Nup214 — MKAASDPKDIQEFQFKQSNTSQILDAFTSIPTACSLLAADKRRGLLYAGQNNKIIILKPGEDSNPEWKIEFNVPLVVSKLTLNCDCTYLAVAHGPMVLIYDAEALTKNSLQLLHKVKISTLSGDILVYDLRWNPAVPRMLCTVASDYTIGSFKIKEKKKATTELDTFELKEKLNNEHINALCAAWSPKGKQIVVGCKNGSIVQLKPDLKIARTIPGPNPYIGEVISILWVSNYQFCAAYLGNEQGINVLVIDAPKGETNAVFTYYEDITYAITDSEEGTIPRYYFDHVPEWGLIIAASSNSSEIAILGSTDKGVTWNQWQLVDSGRAELPLIHTTESYPVGLAIDKSPVRKLPWGADSTLPHPVPILHILATSGQLCSFHMVNLSPKCTSINSPPTEIIAIPPQTQSNISPEKSLIMNGAATSTPLVKQPENTLERSKPLSAGNILNKFIQKSSFTLPPTEKPQQEQKPEQISMGMKLETTREIQPQEIAKPDIKLTSIRETIMQESVEPKPFVDDDAKDNHAYIEEHNLFEKELRKRLEPQTLEYDTEEERQKLVDTSIVIDQFLRELKETTNSLSSDIAYLKALLLQSFAWVEETKSKNAATNDFATRNCGDNNKMSDLQKLYYYTQTQLTQASKILDLEWSNHKSRETSRMKIPHLEFLYQNLILHSKIIQEEKSRMEHLKKRWKLITRNNNIFGLNHSLSNLTIASSKYSTILPRNTGIIEARCKAIASKTLNFTQEKQIKLREHLSASTPRIIRPVSSSNIQDRLEETLSSLTSPNTTSINIKNKVDQSVSKQNTITKQQNTYIDPLDSMASIVAGIGTSECTSESNNVSIQNKIQSKQPSFGITFPISGNKPVQAEKISSIPTTTGVPQSTKAKQDTITLNQMQLHVPAHTSSNLIKAFPKVDTTTFDTSVQKLEETAAQNPAIQSMWLHAIKTENNLFNGSSLKDALPPETSLEKIQTTPNTGVTLPMTTAVKTKAVSTFSFATPITIPAPIKSTTQSTFVVSQTTNAQTISFASKSSNVITPFNLKMTSPATKSQTQDVLSLTGSFIGLQTSNQAPSISTNNSPSTDGKYNCKATFGRSDVNQILSPNESQISAQHNSVTIVEVPHTEATTSSLPTSAVQDLLASSATPLFNILNNTSNVSVFEEMSNSTPTTSSMPLFGGFFTTSSTTANTTTTSATISPFQSTLSRPFEKGPIMLPTASSANATTTSTTSTTTSTTTTTTAATATTATTATTTATTSTTTASTATTTTTAITTTTVSTATTSTPTTTIAAAAAAAAVAAAVAAAAAATTATTIITATTTTTTTTIITATTTATLPTLTFGTVATSTVAPVFGKPSLTMNSQFPSTPVVPPTDDTFGKPTTATPLFKPFENAQSTFMFGKTTKVLTNVSIFSGTNTNSIFGGNTQVSSSGSIFGGNTSSINTFGTPQTFVFDNNAQKSDSIFGSTSNTGSTSFFGGATNNVTPALSSAGSPSVFGGTAANTSPMGVEQLVLGAQPNAFGQTPSFNAKPIFGSAPTFGAPKPVFGTGFATTAFGVNTSPPAFGNPPTMGGSPAPIDNNMPKVFGNVNGGSSTFETLASQSGGLSFSSLAQKTTDVPKSPVFTSGSSFSTWR, encoded by the exons atgAAAGCTGCGTCTGATCCAAAGGACATCCAG gaatttcaatttaaacAGTCAAACACTTCCCAAATTTTAGATGCATTCACATCCATACCAACTGCATGCAGTTTATTGGCTGCAGATAAAAGGAGAGGATTGTTATATGCAggacaaaataataaaataattatattgaaacCAGGAGAAGACAGTAACCCAGAAtggaaaatagaatttaatgtGCCTCTAGTTGTGTCTAAACTAACACTTAATTGTGATTGTACCTATCTAGCCGTGGCACATGGACCTATGGTTTTAATTTATGATGCAGAGGCACTTACAAAAAAT AGTTTGCAATTACTACATAAAGTTAAAATTTCTACATTAAGCGGAGATATACTTGTGTATGATTTACGATGGAATCCGGCCGTACCAAGGATGTTGTGTACAGTAGCTAGTGACTATACAATTGGtagttttaaaataaaagaaaagaaaaaggctACAACCGAACTGGACACTTtcgaattaaaagaaaaattgaacaaTGAACATATAAATGCCTTATGTGCAGCATGGAGCCCTAAAGGAAAACAAATTGTTGTGGGTTGTAAAAATGGTAGTATAGTACAACTTAAACCTGATTTGAAGATAGCAAGAACAATTCCTGGCCCCAATCCATACATTGGTGAAGTTATTAGTATTTTATGGGTTAGCAATTATCAATTTTGTGCTGCTTATTTGGGTAATGAACAGGGAATTAATGTTCTTGTAATTGATGCCCCTAAAGGCGAAACAAATGCTGTTTTTACTTATTATGAAGATATTACGTATGCAATAACAGATTCAGAAGAAGGAACAATTCCTCGTTATTACTTTGATCATGTACCAGAATGGGGCTTAATTATTGCTGCTAGTAGCAATAGCAGTGAAATAGCTATATTAGGATCTACAGATAAAGGTGTTACTTGGAATCAGTGGCAATTGGTAGATAGTGGCAGAGCTGAATTACCATTGATTCACACCACAGAAAGCTATCCAGTAGGTTTAGCTATTGATAAATCTCCAGTTAGAAAATTACCATGGGGGGCAGATTCCACTTTGCCCCATCCAGTTCCTATACTTCATATTCTTGCAACATCTGGACAATTATGCAGCTTTCATATGGTGAATCTAAGTCCCAAATGTACTTCTATTAATTCTCCACCTACAGAAATTATTGCAATACCCCCGCAAACACAGTCAAACATTAGTCCTGAAAAATCTCTTATTATGAATGGTGCTGCAACTAGTACACCACTAGTTAAGCAACCAGAAAATACTCTTGAACGTTCAAAACCTCTTTCTGCAGGAAATATTCTGAATAAATTTATTCAGAAATCTAGTTTTACATTACCTCCAACTGAGAAACCACAGCAAGAGCAGAAACCTGAACAAATCAGTATGGGGATGAAATTGGAAACAACTAGAGAAATTCAACCTCAAGAAATTGCAAAACCGGATATTAAATTAACGTCAATTAGAGAAACAATTATGCAAGAGTCTGTGGAACCAAAACCATTTGTAGATGATGATGCTAAAGATAATCATGCATATATAGAAGAACATAATTTGTTTGAGAAAGAATTACGTAAAAGATTAGAACCACAAACGTTAGAGTATGATACAGAAGAAGAACGTCAAAAACTTGTAGACACATCTATTGTGATAGATCAGTTTTTACGGGAATTGAAAGAAACAACAAATAGTTTATCTAGCGACATAGCATATTTGAAAGCGCTATTATTACAATCATTTGCTTGGGTTGAAGAAACAAAATCAAAAAATGCAGCAACTAACGATTTTGCCACTAGAAATTGTGGAGATAACAATAAAATGTCTGATCTACAAAAACTTTATTATTACACTCAAACGCAGTTAACTCAAGCTAGTAAAATTTTAGACTTAGAATGGTCAAATCATAAATCTCGAGAAACGTCACGAATGAAAATACCTCATTTAGAGTTTTTATATCAGAATCTTATATTACATAGTAAAATTatacaagaagaaaaaagcagAATGGAACATCTTAAAAAGCGATGGAAATTAATTActcgtaataataatatttttggaTTAAATCATTCATTATCTAATTTAACTATCGCATCATCAAAATATTCAACCATTCTTCCAAGAAATACAGGAATCATAGAAGCGCGATGCAAGGCAATTGCTTCTAAAACTTTGAATTTTACTCaagaaaaacaaattaaattaagagAACATTTATCTGCTTCTACTCCAAGGATTATAAGACCTGTTAGTTCTTCAAATATTCAAGATCGTTTGGAAGAAACGTTGTCCTCTTTAACCTCTCCAAATACTACCAgcattaatataaaaaataaggtTGATCAATCTGTTTccaaacaaaatacaattactaAACAGCAGAATACATATATTGATCCTTTAGATTCTATGGCTAGCATTGTAGCAGGAATTGGTACAAGCGAATGCACAAGTGAATCTAACAATGTGTCAatacaaaacaaaatacaaaGCAAACAACCTAGCTTTGGCATTACTTTTCCTATATCTGGAAATAAACCTGTACAAGCAGAGAAAATATCTAGTATACCAACAACTACTGGAGTACCTCAAAGTACTAAAGCAAAACAAGATACTATTACATTAAATCAGATGCAATTACATGTTCCTGCTCATACTTCGTCTAACTTAATAAAAGCTTTTCCTAAGGTTGATACTACTACATTTGATACATCAGTGCAAAAGTTAGAAGAAACAGCAGCACAAAATCCAGCTATCCAATCAATGTGGTTGCATGCtattaaaacagaaaataactTGTTTAATGGTAGTTCATTAAAAGATGCATTACCACCAGAGACTTCGTTAGAAAAGATACAAACTACTCCAAATACTGGAGTGACATTACCAATGACAACAGCAGTAAAAACCAAAGCAGTATCTACATTTAGTTTTGCTACTCCAATTACCATCCCTGCACCAATAAAGAGTACTACACAGAGTACATTTGTTGTATCACAAACAACGAATGCACAAACAATTTCTTTTGCTTCAAAATCATCAAACGTTATTACTccatttaatttaaaaatgacATCACCAGCGACAAAATCTCAAACACAAGATGTATTAAGTTTAACAGGGTCATTTATAGGACTTCAGACATCTAATCAAGCACCTAGTATATCTACTAATAATAGTCCTAGTACCGATGGAAAATATAACTGCAAAGCTACGTTTGGAAGATCTGACGTTAATCAAATTCTCTCACCTAATGAAAGTCAAATTTCTGCACAACACAATTCTGTTACAATTGTAGAAGTACCTCATACTGAAGCAACAACTTCTAGCCTTCCAACAAGTGCTGTACAAGATTTACTTGCATCTTCTGCTACACCTTTGTTCAACATTCTGAACAATACATCGAATGTTTCTGTATTTGAAGAAATGTCAAATTCTACTCCAACTACTTCATCCATGCCACTATTTGGTGGTTTCTTCACAACATCAAGTACAACAGCAAATACGACAACAACTTCTGCTACCATCTCTCCTTTTCAAAGTACTTTATCAAGACCTTTCGAGAAAGGTCCCATTATGTTACCTACAGCAAGCTCCGCCAATGCTACTACTACTAGTACTACTAGTACTACTACTAGTACTAccactactactactgctgctactgctactactgctactactgctactactactgctactactTCTACTACTACTGCTAGTACAGCTAcaactactactactgctaTTACCACTACTACTGTTAGTACTGCTACTACTAGTACTCCTACAACTACtattgctgctgctgctgctgctgctgctgttgctgctgctgttgctgctgctgctgctgctactACTGCTACCACTATTAttacagcaacaacaacaacaacaactaCTACTATTATAACTGCTACTACTACTGCTACATTACCTACACTTACATTCGGAACTGTTGCAACAAGTACAGTTGCTCCAGTTTTTGGTAAACCTTCCCTTACAATGAACTCTCAGTTTCCAAGTACGCCAGTAGTTCCTCCAACAGATGATACGTTTGGAAAACCAACTACTGCTACACCTCTTTTTAAGCCTTTTGAAAATGCTCAGAGCACATTTATGTTTGGCAAAACGACTAAAGTTTTAACGAACGTTTCGATCTTCAGCGGAACTAATACTAATTCGATCTTTGGTGGAAACACTCAAGTATCCTCATCAGGTTCTATTTTCGGAGGAAATACTTCCTCGATAAATACGTTCGGAACACCTCAAACGTTCGTCTTTGATAATAATGCCCAGAAATCTGACTCAATATTTGGTTCCACATCAAACACGGGCTCTACATCCTTTTTTGGTGGTGCAACAAACAATGTCACTCCAGCGTTATCTTCAGCAGGATCTCCATCTGTATTTGGCGGTACCGCAGCTAATACGTCGCCAATGGGTGTAGAACAGCTTGTATTAGGTGCACAACCTAATGCCTTTGGGCAAACACCTTCATTTAATGCTAAACCAATATTTGGATCAGCACCAACGTTTGGAGCACCAAAACCAGTCTTCGGCACCGGTTTTGCGACAACAGCATTTGGAGTCAATACTAGTCCTCCag CATTTGGAAATCCACCTACTATGGGAGGAAGTCCTGCTCCAATTGATAACAACATGCCAAAAGTGTTTGGAAATGTAAATGGTGGTAGTAGCACATTTGAAACTCTAGCGAGTCAGTCAGGTGGGCTTAGTTTCAGTAGCTTAGCACAAAAAACCACAGATGTACCAAAATCTCCAGTATTTACTAG CGGAAGCTCTTTTTCCACTTGGCGGTAG
- the LOC126865277 gene encoding WD repeat-containing protein 46 isoform X1, producing the protein MEPIRKKYRGRVPLNKEKLAKHDKGEGIDLRATSTNIKNKVIRQKLKKKENTFSNAVKNTARTELFLTEDYGCLEADPGEVTVQYKQKQIADNVDITSAAKHFTLDLEFGPYCIRYTRNGRHLVLGGRRGHVAALDWVTKSLACEINVMESVYDVSWLHIETMFAVAQKEWVFIYDNQGIEIHCLKKLHRVNKLEFLPYHFLLAAGSNEGYLSWLDVSIGKFVTSFNSKLGKIAVMAQNPANAVLCVGDSKGVVSMWSPNSKDPLAKMLCHTQGISACAIHPYGTYMATSCPNRFIKIWDIRQLAGPVHNYRVRSPIYHLSYSQTGQIAMAMGNVVEVHQLSGDGMKPYLRHRTKSSVTSMQFCPYEDVLGVGTVKNVSSLLVPGSGEPNFDALECNPFQTKTQRREAEVKALLDKIQPELICLEPLAITEVDVSTLKDKVEAEKKLLYLKPKNIDFKPRRTKAKGKGGTAKVIKTKKILKELSRKETIDVLRQADMRPDIKKAGPQKDYGILNRFLPKPNRRTNK; encoded by the exons ATGGAACCTATAA GAAAGAAATATCGTGGACGAGTACCACTTAATAAAGAAAAGTTAGCGAAACATGATAAAGGCGAAGGAATCGATTTAAGGGCGACATCaactaatataaaaaataaagtaataagacagaaattaaaaaaaaaagagaatacTTTTAGTAATGCAGTAAAGAATACTGCGCGCACTGAATTATTTTTGACAGAAGATTATGGTTGCTTAGAGGCTGATCCTGGGGAAGTAACAGTGCAATATAAACAAAAGCAAATTGCAGACAATGTGGATATAACTTCTGCAGCTAAGCATTTTACATTAGATTTAGAGTTTGGCCCATATTGCATAAGATATACAAGAAATGGTAGACACTTAGTACTAGGTGGGAGGAGAGGCCATGTAGCGGCTTTAGATTGGGTCACAAAAAGTTTAGCCTGTGAAATAAATGTAATGGAATCGGTATATGATGTATCATGGCTTCATATAGAAACAATGTTTGCTGTGGCGCAAAAAGAATGGGTGTTTATATATGACAACCAAGGAATTGAAATCCATTGTTTGAAAAAATTGCACAGAgttaataaattagaatttttaccTTATCATTTTTTGCTTGCCGCTGGATCTAATGAAGGTTACTTGTCATGGTTGGATGTTTCTATAGGCAAATTTGTAACATCTTTTAATAGCAAATTAGGAAAGATTGCA GTAATGGCACAAAATCCTGCTAATGCTGTGCTTTGTGTGGGTGATTCAAAAGGAGTGGTTTCTATGTGGTCTCCAAACAGTAAGGATCCTTTGGCAAAAATGTTGTGCCATACTCAAGGAATATCTGCCTGTGCAATTCATCCTTATGGAACTTACATGGCAACTAGTTGTCCGAAcagatttataaaaatatgggACATCAGACAGTTAGCAGGTCCCGTGCATAATTATCGCGTACGCTCTCCTATTTACCATTTATCTTATAGTCAGACTGGCCAAATAGCAATGGCAATGGGAAATGTTGTTGAAGTTCATCA ATTATCGGGTGATGGAATGAAACCCTATTTACGTCACAGAACCAAGTCGTCAGTGACAAGTATGCAATTTTGTCCATATGAAGACGTTTTAGGTGTTGGTACAGTGAAAAATGTATCTTCGCTTCTAGTACCTGGAAGTGGAGAACCTAACTTTGATGCTCTTGAATGTAATCCTTTCCAAACTAAAACTCAGAGACGTGAAGCTGAAGTAAAAGCACTATTGGACAAGATTCAACCAGAACTAATATGTTTGGAACCACTTGCTATAACAGAAGTAGATGTATCCACTCTTAAAGATAAAGTAGAAGCTGAAAAGAAACTCTTG tatcTCAAACCAAAGAATATAGATTTCAAACCTCGTAGAACGAAAGCTAAAGGAAAAGGAGGAACAGCTAAAGTGATTAAGACTAAGAAAATTCTAAAAGAATTGAGTCGAAAG GAAACTATCGATGTACTTCGCCAAGCAGACATGCGACCAGATATCAAGAAAGCAGGACCTCAGAAAGATTATGGAATACTAAATAGATTTTTACCAAAACCTAATAgaagaacaaataaatag
- the LOC126865277 gene encoding WD repeat-containing protein 46 isoform X2 codes for MEPIRKKYRGRVPLNKEKLAKHDKGEGIDLRATSTNIKNKVIRQKLKKKENTFSNAVKNTARTELFLTEDYGCLEADPGEVTVQYKQKQIADNVDITSAAKHFTLDLEFGPYCIRYTRNGRHLVLGGRRGHVAALDWVTKSLACEINVMESVYDVSWLHIETMFAVAQKEWVFIYDNQGIEIHCLKKLHRVNKLEFLPYHFLLAAGSNEGYLSWLDVSIGKFVTSFNSKLGKIAVMAQNPANAVLCVGDSKGVVSMWSPNSKDPLAKMLCHTQGISACAIHPYGTYMATSCPNRFIKIWDIRQLAGPVHNYRVRSPIYHLSYSQTGQIAMAMGNVVEVHQLSGDGMKPYLRHRTKSSVTIPGSGEPNFDALECNPFQTKTQRREAEVKALLDKIQPELICLEPLAITEVDVSTLKDKVEAEKKLLYLKPKNIDFKPRRTKAKGKGGTAKVIKTKKILKELSRKETIDVLRQADMRPDIKKAGPQKDYGILNRFLPKPNRRTNK; via the exons ATGGAACCTATAA GAAAGAAATATCGTGGACGAGTACCACTTAATAAAGAAAAGTTAGCGAAACATGATAAAGGCGAAGGAATCGATTTAAGGGCGACATCaactaatataaaaaataaagtaataagacagaaattaaaaaaaaaagagaatacTTTTAGTAATGCAGTAAAGAATACTGCGCGCACTGAATTATTTTTGACAGAAGATTATGGTTGCTTAGAGGCTGATCCTGGGGAAGTAACAGTGCAATATAAACAAAAGCAAATTGCAGACAATGTGGATATAACTTCTGCAGCTAAGCATTTTACATTAGATTTAGAGTTTGGCCCATATTGCATAAGATATACAAGAAATGGTAGACACTTAGTACTAGGTGGGAGGAGAGGCCATGTAGCGGCTTTAGATTGGGTCACAAAAAGTTTAGCCTGTGAAATAAATGTAATGGAATCGGTATATGATGTATCATGGCTTCATATAGAAACAATGTTTGCTGTGGCGCAAAAAGAATGGGTGTTTATATATGACAACCAAGGAATTGAAATCCATTGTTTGAAAAAATTGCACAGAgttaataaattagaatttttaccTTATCATTTTTTGCTTGCCGCTGGATCTAATGAAGGTTACTTGTCATGGTTGGATGTTTCTATAGGCAAATTTGTAACATCTTTTAATAGCAAATTAGGAAAGATTGCA GTAATGGCACAAAATCCTGCTAATGCTGTGCTTTGTGTGGGTGATTCAAAAGGAGTGGTTTCTATGTGGTCTCCAAACAGTAAGGATCCTTTGGCAAAAATGTTGTGCCATACTCAAGGAATATCTGCCTGTGCAATTCATCCTTATGGAACTTACATGGCAACTAGTTGTCCGAAcagatttataaaaatatgggACATCAGACAGTTAGCAGGTCCCGTGCATAATTATCGCGTACGCTCTCCTATTTACCATTTATCTTATAGTCAGACTGGCCAAATAGCAATGGCAATGGGAAATGTTGTTGAAGTTCATCA ATTATCGGGTGATGGAATGAAACCCTATTTACGTCACAGAACCAAGTCGTCAGTGACAA TACCTGGAAGTGGAGAACCTAACTTTGATGCTCTTGAATGTAATCCTTTCCAAACTAAAACTCAGAGACGTGAAGCTGAAGTAAAAGCACTATTGGACAAGATTCAACCAGAACTAATATGTTTGGAACCACTTGCTATAACAGAAGTAGATGTATCCACTCTTAAAGATAAAGTAGAAGCTGAAAAGAAACTCTTG tatcTCAAACCAAAGAATATAGATTTCAAACCTCGTAGAACGAAAGCTAAAGGAAAAGGAGGAACAGCTAAAGTGATTAAGACTAAGAAAATTCTAAAAGAATTGAGTCGAAAG GAAACTATCGATGTACTTCGCCAAGCAGACATGCGACCAGATATCAAGAAAGCAGGACCTCAGAAAGATTATGGAATACTAAATAGATTTTTACCAAAACCTAATAgaagaacaaataaatag